A single window of Leptolyngbya ohadii IS1 DNA harbors:
- a CDS encoding Tab2/Atab2 family RNA-binding protein yields the protein MTTVWELDFYSRPVLDENNKKLWEVLICETPMDIQRDTETLFRYAEFCPNSQVNSVWLREAIDRAIEKAPERPDKIRFFRRQMSNMITKACEEAGVPAYSSRRTLVLPRWLEERMQDYYPTLPNFQASNNPSVAMPAAQPQPLPDALVGDRWAFVSLEAGAFLEMPEWEIGFSESFPLSLFGVAPDTAIPGLIIYSSRALPLAAWMSGLELAFVRYQSESPAQLLLETGGLESWILAPLPKPALQAEAKEFEAAKQDANGVHFIAVQSPTQTDSFAGFWLLQEVKLA from the coding sequence ATGACCACCGTTTGGGAGCTAGATTTCTACTCACGCCCCGTTCTAGACGAGAACAATAAAAAACTCTGGGAAGTGCTGATCTGCGAAACGCCGATGGACATCCAGCGCGACACGGAAACCCTGTTTCGCTACGCCGAGTTTTGCCCCAACTCCCAGGTGAACTCCGTCTGGCTGCGGGAGGCGATCGATCGGGCGATTGAAAAAGCCCCGGAACGTCCGGATAAAATTCGCTTTTTTCGGCGACAGATGAGCAATATGATCACCAAAGCCTGCGAAGAGGCAGGAGTTCCGGCTTACTCCAGTCGGCGGACGCTGGTTTTACCCCGCTGGCTTGAGGAGCGGATGCAGGACTACTACCCGACGCTGCCCAACTTCCAGGCGAGCAATAATCCTTCGGTTGCCATGCCTGCGGCTCAGCCCCAGCCTTTACCGGACGCCCTGGTGGGCGATCGCTGGGCGTTTGTCAGCCTGGAGGCGGGTGCTTTCCTGGAAATGCCAGAGTGGGAAATTGGCTTTAGCGAATCCTTTCCGCTGAGTTTGTTTGGCGTTGCGCCGGATACAGCGATTCCCGGACTGATTATCTACTCCTCTCGTGCATTGCCCCTCGCTGCCTGGATGTCTGGCTTAGAGCTTGCCTTTGTGCGGTATCAGAGCGAATCTCCGGCTCAGCTCTTGCTGGAAACGGGCGGCTTAGAGTCCTGGATTCTGGCTCCCCTGCCCAAACCGGCTCTACAGGCAGAAGCAAAGGAATTTGAAGCGGCAAAACAGGACGCGAACGGCGTGCATTTTATTGCGGTACAGTCGCCTACCCAGACGGATTCCTTTGCCGGATTCTGGCTCCTTCAGGAAGTGAAGCTAGCCTAA
- the rpmC gene encoding 50S ribosomal protein L29, with translation MALPKIDEVRELGDQDISDQIASVKKELFQLRFQKATRRLEKPHQFKHLRHRLAQLMTVEHERKLAAAQSTPASEEK, from the coding sequence ATGGCTCTGCCTAAAATCGACGAAGTTAGAGAATTGGGCGATCAGGATATTTCTGATCAGATCGCCTCTGTGAAAAAAGAACTGTTCCAGTTGCGCTTCCAAAAAGCAACCCGTCGTCTGGAAAAGCCGCATCAGTTCAAGCATCTGCGTCATCGCTTAGCGCAACTGATGACGGTGGAGCACGAACGGAAACTTGCAGCAGCGCAGTCTACCCCTGCAAGCGAGGAGAAATAG
- the secY gene encoding preprotein translocase subunit SecY, producing MVVSRDKTPTAQETFAQMAQAAGLRGRLLLTVGMLILIRLGIYIPIPGIDRVAFQQGLQGTGLGNLVGILDVLAGGGIFTVGLFALGILPYINASIIIQLLTAAVPSLEDLQKNEGEAGRRKISQITRYVALGWAIFQSIGISILLSRYALNPGPLFIFQTVLALVAGSMFVMWVGELITERGIGNGASLLIFVSIVSSLPRSLGQTIDLAQSGDRSLVGGVIILLLVFLAMIVGIVFVQEGTRRIPIISARRQVGRRMYLEKSSYLPLRLNQGGVMPIIFAYMVLFLPASLVNFFPNNQVLIQAVRYLSPGHWLNVLLYLVLILFFSYFYASLIVNPVEMSQNLKKMGASIPGIRPGKATSDYIEKVLNRLTFLGAIFLGLVAIIPTAVEGATQVRTFQGLGATSLLILVGVAIDTAKQIQTYVISQRYEGMVKQ from the coding sequence ATGGTCGTTAGTCGAGATAAAACTCCAACCGCTCAAGAAACATTTGCCCAAATGGCACAGGCAGCCGGTCTTAGAGGTCGGTTGCTTCTCACTGTTGGGATGCTGATTCTGATCCGCTTGGGAATCTATATTCCGATTCCGGGGATTGATCGCGTCGCATTCCAGCAGGGACTCCAGGGAACTGGATTGGGCAACTTAGTGGGCATTCTGGACGTCCTGGCGGGCGGCGGTATCTTCACCGTTGGTCTGTTCGCGCTGGGAATCCTGCCCTATATTAATGCCTCCATTATTATTCAGCTTTTGACTGCCGCCGTTCCGAGCCTCGAAGATCTCCAGAAGAACGAAGGGGAAGCCGGGCGACGCAAAATTTCTCAGATTACCCGATATGTAGCGCTGGGCTGGGCAATTTTCCAGAGCATCGGGATTTCGATCCTGCTCAGCCGCTATGCCCTGAATCCGGGACCACTGTTCATTTTCCAAACGGTGCTAGCTCTGGTGGCAGGCTCGATGTTTGTGATGTGGGTAGGCGAACTAATCACGGAGCGTGGCATTGGCAACGGAGCTTCGCTGCTTATTTTCGTGAGTATCGTTTCCTCCCTGCCTCGATCTCTCGGACAGACAATCGACCTGGCTCAGAGTGGCGATCGCAGTTTGGTGGGGGGCGTGATTATCCTGCTGCTAGTCTTCCTGGCAATGATCGTCGGGATTGTCTTTGTGCAGGAGGGGACTCGCCGAATTCCAATTATTTCTGCCCGTCGTCAGGTAGGTCGTCGGATGTACCTGGAAAAGAGCAGCTATCTGCCGCTTCGCCTTAACCAGGGCGGCGTGATGCCGATCATTTTTGCCTACATGGTGCTGTTCCTGCCTGCCTCGCTGGTGAACTTCTTCCCGAATAACCAGGTGCTGATTCAGGCGGTTCGCTACCTAAGTCCGGGGCACTGGCTGAACGTTCTGCTTTATCTAGTTCTGATTCTGTTCTTCAGCTACTTCTATGCGTCTCTGATCGTGAATCCGGTGGAGATGTCGCAGAACTTGAAGAAGATGGGTGCAAGCATTCCGGGAATTCGTCCGGGTAAGGCAACCAGTGACTACATCGAAAAGGTGCTGAATCGGCTAACCTTCCTGGGTGCGATCTTCCTGGGTCTGGTGGCGATTATTCCCACCGCCGTCGAAGGCGCAACGCAGGTGAGAACCTTCCAGGGTTTGGGCGCGACCTCGCTGCTGATTCTGGTGGGTGTAGCGATCGACACCGCGAAGCAGATTCAAACCTATGTCATTTCCCAACGCTATGAAGGAATGGTGAAACAGTAG
- the rpsE gene encoding 30S ribosomal protein S5, which yields MANRRKNTRTKEKETDWQERVVQIRRVTKVVKGGKKLSFRAIVVVGNERGQVGVGVGKASDVIGAVKKGVADGKKHLVEVPLTKANSIPHPVNGSGGGAKVMMRPAAPGTGVIAGGAVRTVLELAGVKNILAKQLGSGNPLNNARAATNALSSLRTFADVAEERGVPVENLYG from the coding sequence ATGGCGAATCGTCGCAAGAATACTCGCACAAAAGAGAAAGAGACTGATTGGCAGGAGCGCGTGGTTCAAATCCGTCGTGTGACCAAAGTGGTGAAGGGCGGTAAAAAACTCAGCTTCCGGGCGATCGTCGTGGTCGGTAACGAACGCGGTCAGGTTGGTGTGGGCGTGGGCAAAGCCAGCGATGTAATCGGTGCAGTGAAGAAGGGCGTGGCAGACGGCAAGAAGCACCTCGTTGAAGTGCCGCTGACTAAAGCAAACTCTATTCCTCACCCGGTCAACGGTAGCGGTGGCGGTGCAAAAGTAATGATGCGTCCGGCAGCTCCCGGTACGGGGGTAATTGCTGGGGGTGCGGTGCGAACCGTGCTGGAACTGGCAGGCGTAAAGAACATCCTGGCAAAGCAACTTGGCTCTGGCAACCCGCTGAACAACGCAAGAGCAGCAACCAATGCGCTGTCCTCACTTCGCACGTTTGCGGATGTGGCAGAGGAGCGTGGCGTTCCGGTTGAGAATCTGTACGGTTAG
- the rplF gene encoding 50S ribosomal protein L6: MSRIGKRPITLPAKVEVSIDGQEVKVKGPKGELSRVLPAEVEVTQENGAITVARRNDSRPARQRHGLSRTLVSNMVEGVSQGFTKRLEIQGVGYRAQVQGRNLVLSVGYSHPVQIEPPEGIQLAVENNTNVIVTGINKEDVGNTAAKIRAVRPPEPYKGKGIRYAGEAVRRKAGKAGKK, from the coding sequence ATGTCTCGAATTGGTAAACGCCCAATTACCCTCCCGGCAAAGGTCGAAGTCTCGATCGACGGTCAGGAAGTGAAGGTAAAAGGTCCGAAGGGCGAACTGTCCCGCGTTTTGCCTGCGGAAGTTGAAGTGACCCAGGAAAACGGCGCGATTACAGTGGCGCGTCGGAATGATTCTCGTCCGGCTCGTCAGCGTCACGGACTGTCCCGCACCCTTGTCTCCAACATGGTGGAGGGCGTATCGCAGGGATTCACCAAGCGTCTCGAAATTCAGGGCGTGGGCTATCGTGCCCAGGTGCAGGGACGCAATCTGGTGTTGAGTGTTGGCTACAGTCACCCGGTACAGATTGAACCGCCGGAAGGCATTCAGCTTGCCGTGGAAAACAATACCAACGTCATCGTGACCGGAATTAACAAAGAAGACGTGGGCAATACCGCCGCCAAAATCCGTGCGGTTCGTCCCCCGGAACCCTACAAGGGCAAGGGTATTCGCTATGCAGGCGAAGCCGTCAGACGTAAGGCAGGAAAGGCAGGTAAGAAGTAA
- the rplN gene encoding 50S ribosomal protein L14 encodes MIQQETYLNVADNSGARKLMCIRVLGGNRRYANVGDVIIAVVKDALPNMAVKKSDVVRAVVVRTKKGLRRDSGMSIRFDDNAAVIINAEGNPRGTRVFGPVARELRDKNFTKIISLAPEVL; translated from the coding sequence GTGATTCAGCAAGAAACATACCTGAATGTGGCGGACAACAGCGGCGCACGCAAGCTGATGTGTATCCGGGTTCTGGGCGGCAATCGTCGCTATGCCAATGTGGGTGACGTGATCATTGCCGTGGTGAAGGATGCCCTGCCGAATATGGCGGTGAAAAAGTCCGACGTAGTACGGGCAGTGGTGGTGAGAACGAAAAAGGGTCTGCGTCGCGACAGCGGCATGAGCATCCGGTTTGACGACAACGCTGCCGTGATCATCAACGCCGAAGGAAACCCCAGAGGAACCCGCGTCTTCGGTCCAGTTGCCCGCGAGCTGCGTGATAAGAACTTCACCAAGATTATTTCTCTGGCTCCGGAGGTGCTGTGA
- a CDS encoding adenylate kinase, with protein sequence MARLIFLGPPGAGKGTQAQVLAQHFGIPHISTGDILRSAVAQQTELGRKAQSYMDQGELVPDQLIIDLVRERLQEDDVTPGWILDGFPRTVAQAAFLDELLKEIHQSYDYVVNFDVPDDILIVRLLNRGRKDDTEEVVKNRLEVYRKQTAPLINFYQERNQLVSVDGDRSVEDVTTHLGQLIKA encoded by the coding sequence GTGGCTCGATTGATCTTTTTAGGACCTCCTGGCGCAGGTAAGGGTACGCAGGCACAGGTATTGGCACAGCACTTCGGCATTCCCCATATTTCCACCGGAGATATTTTGCGGAGTGCCGTGGCGCAGCAGACGGAGTTAGGGCGAAAGGCGCAGTCCTATATGGATCAGGGCGAACTGGTTCCCGATCAGCTCATTATCGATCTGGTACGGGAACGGCTCCAGGAAGATGATGTCACTCCTGGTTGGATTCTCGATGGGTTTCCCCGCACGGTCGCTCAGGCAGCATTTCTGGATGAGCTGCTGAAGGAGATTCATCAGTCCTACGATTACGTGGTGAACTTCGACGTTCCTGACGATATTCTGATTGTTCGTCTGCTCAACCGGGGACGGAAGGACGACACCGAAGAGGTGGTGAAGAATCGTCTGGAGGTCTACCGCAAGCAAACTGCACCGCTGATTAATTTCTATCAGGAGCGAAATCAGCTCGTTTCTGTGGATGGCGATCGATCGGTTGAGGATGTAACAACTCACCTGGGGCAGTTAATCAAAGCATAA
- the rpsS gene encoding 30S ribosomal protein S19, whose protein sequence is MSRSLKKGPFVADHLLKKIENLNAKGDKQVIKTWSRASTILPQMIGHTIAVHNGRQHVPVYVTEQMVGHKLGEFAPTRTFRGHAKSDKKARR, encoded by the coding sequence ATGTCTCGCTCGCTGAAAAAAGGTCCGTTTGTTGCAGACCATCTGCTCAAAAAAATTGAAAACCTCAACGCAAAGGGCGACAAGCAGGTGATCAAAACCTGGTCCCGCGCTTCGACCATCCTGCCTCAAATGATTGGACACACGATCGCCGTTCACAACGGACGACAGCACGTTCCGGTCTATGTGACAGAGCAAATGGTCGGTCATAAGCTCGGTGAATTCGCGCCGACTCGCACCTTCCGGGGTCACGCTAAAAGCGATAAGAAAGCCCGTCGATAA
- the rpsQ gene encoding 30S ribosomal protein S17: MAVKERVGLVVSDKMDKTVVVAVENRSPHPKYKKIMVRTKRFKVHDEENKCKVGDRVRIQETRPLSRTKRWTVVDILGGTTGA, encoded by the coding sequence ATGGCGGTGAAAGAGAGAGTTGGTCTGGTCGTTAGCGACAAAATGGATAAGACCGTCGTGGTCGCGGTGGAAAACCGATCGCCCCACCCGAAGTACAAGAAGATCATGGTTCGCACCAAGCGATTCAAGGTACACGACGAAGAAAACAAGTGCAAAGTCGGCGATCGCGTCCGCATTCAGGAAACCCGCCCGTTGAGCCGCACCAAACGCTGGACGGTCGTTGATATCCTCGGTGGCACGACTGGCGCGTAA
- the rplE gene encoding 50S ribosomal protein L5 encodes MANKFKVRYQEEVVPKLMEQFKYTNIHQVPKLVKVTVNRGLGEASSNAKALEASLNEIAVITGQKPVVTRATKAIAGFKIRQGMPVGMMVTLRSDRMYSFLDRLINLALPRIRDFRGISPKSFDGRGNYTLGVREQLIFPEIEYDNIDQIRGMDISITTTAMTDEEGRALLKELGMPFRDI; translated from the coding sequence ATGGCAAACAAATTCAAGGTACGTTACCAGGAAGAAGTCGTACCCAAGCTGATGGAGCAGTTCAAATACACGAACATCCATCAGGTTCCGAAACTCGTTAAAGTTACCGTCAACCGGGGTTTAGGCGAAGCATCGTCGAACGCAAAAGCTCTGGAAGCATCGCTGAACGAAATCGCTGTGATCACCGGACAAAAGCCCGTTGTGACCCGCGCTACAAAAGCGATCGCAGGCTTCAAAATTCGGCAAGGAATGCCCGTCGGCATGATGGTGACGCTGCGTTCCGACCGGATGTACTCCTTCCTCGATCGTCTGATCAATCTGGCACTGCCCAGAATTCGCGATTTCCGAGGCATTAGTCCCAAGAGCTTTGACGGTCGCGGCAACTACACGCTGGGCGTGCGTGAGCAGCTTATCTTTCCAGAAATCGAGTACGACAACATCGACCAGATTCGAGGAATGGACATTTCCATTACCACGACTGCGATGACCGACGAGGAAGGTCGCGCCTTACTGAAGGAACTGGGAATGCCCTTCCGGGATATCTGA
- the rplX gene encoding 50S ribosomal protein L24: MKKGTKVRYKMHVKKGDTVQVISGKEKGKVGEILKAFPETSKVIVQGVNVKTKHIKPQQEGESGQIQTIEFPIHSSNVMLYSNKQKVASRICYTVNADGKKVRMLKKTGEIID; encoded by the coding sequence ATGAAGAAAGGAACGAAGGTACGCTACAAAATGCACGTCAAGAAGGGCGATACCGTCCAGGTGATCTCCGGTAAAGAGAAAGGCAAAGTAGGCGAAATCCTCAAGGCTTTTCCTGAAACCAGCAAGGTGATTGTCCAGGGCGTCAACGTCAAGACGAAGCACATCAAACCCCAACAGGAAGGCGAGTCGGGTCAGATTCAAACGATCGAGTTTCCGATTCATAGCTCGAACGTGATGCTCTACTCGAACAAGCAAAAGGTCGCTAGCCGCATCTGCTACACCGTTAACGCGGACGGCAAGAAAGTACGGATGCTGAAAAAGACTGGGGAAATCATTGACTAA
- a CDS encoding TldD/PmbA family protein — protein sequence MGSDSELRAEQLLELAKRSGAEAAEVYESHSMSRPVFFEANRLKQLESSQAEGIALRLWREGRPGLAVAYGAVEPQALVDRALALSELNDPETIELSPPSGQIYPDLGETFDVETLVEWGRESIALVREAYPESLCTAEWECDAETTRLINTEGLDCGYTDTTLSCYLSAEWVRGEDFLSVSDGQTQRGQLDPVLLAQQIIQRLDWAKRNTAPPNGKVPVLFTAKAADMLWGTVQAAMNGKQVIEQASPWSARLGETVTSTAITLSQEPDQGPFSCPFDDEGTPTKPITFIQDGVLQLFYTDRRVGRQLGSGTTGNGFRPGLGSYPTPGLFNMIVQPGTASLSELISKMESGIIVDQMLGGGAGISGDFSINVDLGYRVDRGKIVGRVKDTMVAGNVYTALKNLVELGGDAEWNGSCYTPSLIVEGLSTTGRG from the coding sequence ATGGGATCTGACTCGGAACTACGGGCAGAGCAACTGCTAGAGCTAGCCAAGCGATCGGGCGCAGAAGCCGCTGAGGTCTATGAATCGCACTCTATGTCCCGTCCCGTCTTTTTTGAGGCAAATCGGCTGAAGCAGCTTGAAAGCTCCCAGGCAGAAGGAATTGCCCTGCGGCTCTGGCGGGAAGGTCGTCCAGGATTAGCAGTGGCATACGGTGCAGTTGAACCTCAGGCATTAGTCGATCGCGCCCTTGCCCTTAGCGAACTCAATGATCCGGAAACGATCGAACTTTCGCCGCCCTCCGGTCAGATTTATCCCGATTTGGGAGAAACCTTTGATGTGGAAACGCTGGTGGAATGGGGCAGAGAGTCGATCGCTCTGGTGCGGGAGGCATACCCGGAAAGCCTCTGTACAGCAGAGTGGGAATGCGATGCAGAAACCACCCGTCTGATCAATACAGAAGGATTGGACTGTGGCTATACCGACACCACGTTAAGCTGCTATCTCTCGGCAGAATGGGTGCGTGGCGAGGACTTCCTCAGCGTTTCCGATGGACAGACCCAGCGTGGGCAGCTCGATCCGGTGCTTTTAGCGCAGCAGATTATCCAGCGGCTGGACTGGGCAAAGCGCAACACGGCTCCTCCTAACGGCAAAGTGCCTGTCCTATTTACAGCAAAGGCTGCCGATATGCTGTGGGGCACAGTTCAGGCGGCAATGAACGGCAAACAGGTGATCGAACAGGCATCTCCCTGGAGCGCTCGCTTGGGGGAAACCGTCACGTCAACGGCGATTACCCTGAGCCAGGAACCCGACCAGGGTCCGTTTAGCTGTCCGTTTGATGATGAAGGCACCCCCACCAAGCCCATTACCTTTATCCAGGATGGCGTGTTGCAGTTGTTCTATACCGATCGCCGTGTGGGTCGGCAACTGGGCAGCGGCACGACTGGAAACGGATTCCGTCCCGGATTGGGCAGCTACCCCACGCCTGGGCTGTTTAACATGATCGTGCAGCCGGGAACTGCCTCCCTCAGTGAGCTAATTAGCAAAATGGAGAGCGGCATTATTGTGGATCAAATGCTGGGCGGCGGCGCAGGTATTTCCGGCGACTTTTCGATCAACGTCGATCTGGGCTATCGGGTCGATCGCGGTAAGATTGTCGGACGGGTCAAGGATACGATGGTGGCGGGTAACGTTTATACCGCACTGAAAAACCTGGTCGAGTTAGGCGGTGATGCTGAATGGAATGGCTCCTGCTATACCCCATCCTTGATCGTAGAAGGACTTTCAACCACAGGACGCGGCTAG
- the rpsC gene encoding 30S ribosomal protein S3, producing MGQKIHPVGFRLGITQEHKSRWFADASRYPKLLQEDHTIRNFLEKNPMKLKSLESPGISMIRIERKADQIDLEIHTSRPGVVVGRGGQGIEELRTNLQKALGDPNRQIRINVVEVARVDADAALIAENVAQQLERRVSFRRVVRQAIQRAQRAGIEGIKIQVSGRLNGAEIARTEYTREGKVPLHTLRADIDFAYKTAQTIYGILGIKVWVFKGEIIPGQEEVAPAAAPANQPRRRQPRRRQQFEDRSNDE from the coding sequence GTGGGACAGAAAATTCATCCAGTTGGCTTCCGTCTCGGCATTACCCAGGAGCATAAGTCTCGCTGGTTTGCTGATGCGAGCCGCTATCCGAAACTGCTCCAGGAAGATCACACGATCCGCAACTTCCTGGAAAAGAATCCAATGAAGCTCAAGAGCCTTGAAAGCCCCGGCATCTCCATGATCCGGATCGAGCGCAAGGCAGACCAGATCGACCTCGAAATCCATACCTCTCGTCCCGGCGTGGTCGTGGGTCGCGGTGGACAGGGCATCGAGGAGCTGCGAACCAACCTGCAAAAGGCACTGGGCGATCCCAACCGCCAGATTCGCATCAACGTCGTGGAAGTGGCTCGCGTTGACGCCGATGCTGCCCTGATCGCAGAAAACGTAGCGCAGCAGCTAGAGCGTCGAGTTTCCTTCCGTCGCGTCGTGCGTCAGGCAATCCAGCGGGCGCAGCGTGCCGGAATCGAGGGCATCAAAATCCAGGTCAGTGGTCGTCTGAACGGCGCTGAAATTGCCCGGACGGAGTACACCCGCGAAGGAAAAGTGCCGCTTCACACCCTGCGGGCGGATATCGACTTCGCCTACAAGACGGCTCAAACCATCTACGGCATCCTGGGCATCAAAGTCTGGGTATTCAAAGGTGAGATCATTCCTGGACAAGAGGAAGTCGCTCCCGCAGCCGCTCCTGCAAACCAGCCCCGTCGTCGTCAGCCGCGTCGTCGCCAGCAGTTCGAGGATCGATCGAACGACGAATAG
- the rplR gene encoding 50S ribosomal protein L18, with protein MKLTRKESVRRRHRRVRRKVVGTTERPRLAVFRSNQHIYVQLIDDSRHHTVAAASTLEADLRSELEVRSNCDAAVRVGQLIAERAKAQGIEQVVFDRGGNLYHGRVKALADAAREGGLNF; from the coding sequence ATGAAACTCACTCGCAAAGAATCTGTTCGTCGTCGCCATCGTCGTGTCCGCCGCAAAGTGGTTGGCACTACGGAGCGTCCCAGGCTGGCGGTATTCCGATCGAATCAGCACATTTATGTTCAGCTCATCGACGATAGCCGTCACCATACTGTGGCTGCGGCTTCTACCCTCGAAGCGGATTTGCGCTCTGAGCTGGAAGTTCGCTCGAACTGTGATGCTGCCGTCCGCGTCGGACAACTGATTGCAGAACGGGCAAAGGCACAGGGCATCGAGCAGGTGGTATTCGATCGCGGCGGTAACCTCTACCACGGTCGCGTCAAAGCTCTGGCAGATGCGGCACGGGAAGGCGGACTGAACTTCTAG
- the rplV gene encoding 50S ribosomal protein L22, with amino-acid sequence MPIISPEETKAVARYIRMSPHKVRRVLDQIRGRSYREALIVLEFMPYRACDPVLKVLRSAVANAEHNSGYTPADLVITQAFADQGPVLKRFRPRAQGRAYQIRKPTCHITIAVAPGDVEE; translated from the coding sequence ATGCCAATCATTAGTCCTGAAGAAACGAAAGCCGTTGCCCGCTATATCCGGATGTCGCCTCACAAAGTGCGTCGTGTGCTGGATCAAATTCGGGGACGCTCCTACCGGGAAGCCCTGATCGTCCTGGAATTTATGCCCTATCGCGCCTGCGATCCCGTGCTGAAGGTGCTGCGCTCTGCGGTTGCTAACGCGGAACACAATAGCGGATACACCCCCGCTGACCTCGTAATCACTCAGGCATTTGCCGATCAGGGTCCGGTGCTGAAGCGATTCCGTCCTCGCGCTCAAGGGCGTGCCTATCAAATTCGCAAGCCGACCTGCCATATTACGATCGCTGTCGCTCCTGGCGATGTCGAGGAATAG
- the rplP gene encoding 50S ribosomal protein L16, which produces MLSPRRTKFRKQQRGRMRGLATSGNAINFGDFALQALEPTWITSRQIEASRRAMTRYIRRGGKIWIRIFPDKPVTMRPAETRMGSGKGNPEYWVAVVKPGRILFEIAGVPEATAREAMRLASFKLPIKTKFITRQAEES; this is translated from the coding sequence ATGTTAAGTCCTAGAAGAACTAAATTCCGGAAGCAGCAGCGCGGACGGATGCGAGGGTTAGCCACTTCGGGCAATGCAATCAATTTTGGCGATTTCGCTCTGCAAGCTCTCGAACCGACCTGGATCACCTCCCGTCAAATCGAGGCAAGCCGACGCGCCATGACCCGCTACATCCGCCGGGGTGGAAAAATCTGGATTCGGATTTTCCCCGATAAGCCCGTGACGATGCGCCCCGCAGAAACCCGGATGGGTTCCGGTAAAGGAAACCCCGAATACTGGGTAGCGGTGGTGAAGCCCGGCCGAATCCTGTTTGAGATTGCAGGCGTTCCCGAAGCCACTGCCCGCGAAGCGATGCGTCTGGCATCCTTCAAGCTGCCGATTAAAACGAAGTTCATCACGCGCCAAGCGGAGGAGTCGTAA
- the rpsH gene encoding 30S ribosomal protein S8, with product MAANDTIADMLTRIRNATMARHQTTEVPSTKMTRSIAEVLRSEGFIADFTEREEGVKRMLVISLKYKGKNRRPIINTLKRVSKPGLRVYSNRKDLPRVLGGIGIAIISTSSGIMTDRDARRQGLGGEVLCYIW from the coding sequence ATGGCGGCGAACGATACCATTGCAGATATGCTGACGCGCATTCGGAATGCGACAATGGCGCGGCATCAAACAACAGAAGTTCCATCGACCAAAATGACGCGAAGCATTGCCGAAGTGCTGCGTTCGGAAGGATTCATCGCTGATTTCACCGAACGGGAAGAAGGCGTGAAGCGGATGCTGGTGATCTCCCTGAAATACAAGGGCAAGAACCGTCGTCCCATCATTAACACGCTGAAGCGGGTGAGCAAGCCCGGACTGCGCGTTTACTCAAACCGCAAGGATCTGCCCCGTGTGTTAGGCGGCATCGGCATTGCGATCATCTCGACCTCCAGCGGTATCATGACCGATCGCGATGCGCGTCGGCAGGGCTTGGGTGGCGAAGTGCTTTGCTACATCTGGTAA
- a CDS encoding D-Ala-D-Ala carboxypeptidase family metallohydrolase has product MQLAIVYGDRHFRVTSGNRVNQEVGGASFSRHIIGDAIDFYCDGLTGNQVYRALDPWWTGGLGRYNSFPALCHLDARGYRARWTN; this is encoded by the coding sequence ATTCAGCTCGCGATCGTTTATGGCGATCGTCACTTTCGGGTCACAAGCGGGAATCGCGTCAATCAGGAAGTAGGAGGTGCATCCTTCAGCCGTCACATTATTGGGGACGCGATCGATTTCTACTGCGACGGGCTGACGGGCAATCAGGTGTATCGGGCACTCGATCCGTGGTGGACAGGTGGACTAGGAAGATATAACAGCTTTCCTGCCCTATGCCATCTGGATGCGCGAGGGTATCGAGCACGATGGACGAATTAG
- the rplO gene encoding 50S ribosomal protein L15: MRLQDAVPQPGSQKRRRRVGRGIAAGQGASCGFGMRGQKSRSGRPTRPGFEGGQMPLYRRIPKLKGFERVNVKQYTIINVGALSELAANTEVTLSSLMDAGIITTDDGPLKVLGDGEVSAALTVRAAAFTASARQKIEAAGGTCEVLD; this comes from the coding sequence ATGAGACTACAAGACGCTGTTCCCCAACCGGGGTCACAAAAACGCCGTCGTCGCGTCGGTCGCGGTATCGCTGCTGGACAAGGCGCGAGCTGCGGCTTCGGGATGCGGGGTCAAAAGTCCCGTTCTGGTCGTCCGACCCGTCCTGGATTTGAGGGTGGACAAATGCCCCTCTACCGCCGGATTCCCAAGCTGAAGGGCTTCGAGCGGGTTAACGTGAAGCAGTACACCATTATCAACGTGGGTGCCCTATCTGAACTGGCTGCCAATACGGAAGTCACTCTGTCTTCGCTGATGGATGCAGGCATTATCACCACCGATGATGGTCCGCTCAAGGTGCTGGGCGACGGTGAAGTTTCTGCGGCGCTGACCGTTCGTGCGGCTGCGTTTACCGCTTCTGCCCGTCAAAAGATCGAGGCGGCTGGCGGAACCTGCGAAGTATTGGACTAA